One Granulicella sp. 5B5 DNA window includes the following coding sequences:
- a CDS encoding zinc-binding alcohol dehydrogenase family protein, translating into MNAALVQSYDAPPVYTTFEAPIAAEGEQLVTVAAAGLHQIVKSVASGQHYTSTGKLPFIPGVDATGRLVGPLGSLPAGTRIYFGGARFPYGTMCEQTVIGNMMVIPLPDSLDDAFAAAVANPAMSSWVALDRGRFTPGESVLILGATGTSGQLAVQIAKARGAGHIIAAGRNPEALEKLKSLGADRTISLTQDRDAIIADYRSAIADCGIDVVLDYLWGPAAEATLAAISQRGVIKSGTRVRFVQIGNLAGENISLSAHTLRSTNLELLGSGFGSADLTAIRTAITEFFTLTTTHPFDFSYKTAPLSEVTALWNEKDQATRLVFQP; encoded by the coding sequence ATGAACGCCGCCCTCGTCCAGTCCTACGACGCGCCCCCCGTCTACACCACCTTTGAAGCTCCCATCGCCGCCGAAGGCGAGCAGCTCGTCACCGTCGCCGCCGCCGGCCTGCACCAAATCGTCAAATCCGTCGCCAGCGGTCAGCACTACACCAGCACCGGCAAACTCCCCTTCATCCCCGGCGTCGACGCCACCGGGCGCCTCGTAGGCCCCCTCGGCTCACTCCCCGCCGGAACCCGCATCTACTTCGGCGGCGCGCGCTTCCCCTACGGCACCATGTGCGAGCAGACCGTCATCGGCAACATGATGGTCATCCCTCTGCCCGACTCCCTCGACGACGCCTTCGCCGCCGCCGTCGCCAACCCGGCCATGTCCTCCTGGGTCGCTCTCGACCGCGGCCGCTTCACCCCCGGCGAAAGCGTCCTCATCCTCGGAGCCACCGGCACCTCCGGCCAGCTCGCCGTGCAGATCGCCAAGGCCCGTGGCGCAGGCCACATCATCGCCGCCGGCCGCAATCCCGAGGCCCTCGAAAAGCTCAAGTCCCTCGGCGCCGACCGCACCATCTCGCTCACGCAGGACCGCGACGCCATCATCGCCGACTACCGCTCTGCCATCGCCGACTGCGGCATCGACGTAGTCCTCGACTACCTCTGGGGCCCCGCTGCCGAAGCCACCCTCGCCGCCATCTCCCAGCGCGGCGTCATCAAATCCGGCACTCGCGTCCGCTTTGTCCAGATCGGCAACCTCGCCGGCGAAAACATCTCTCTCAGCGCCCACACCCTGCGCTCCACCAACCTCGAGCTCCTCGGCTCCGGCTTCGGCAGCGCCGACCTCACCGCCATCCGCACCGCCATCACCGAGTTTTTCACCCTCACCACCACTCACCCCTTCG
- a CDS encoding VOC family protein gives MASGSMLIPSVRYKDAHAAIAWLEKAFGMVRHAVYEGKAGGVDHAELRFGTGMIMLGSASNPGPMKQLYATPEEIGGRVTSPLYLVAEDCGPIWESAKVAGAEIVMELREMEYGGRSFSVRDPEGYLWSVGEYDPWKAKD, from the coding sequence ATGGCTTCAGGGTCGATGTTAATTCCGAGTGTGCGATATAAAGACGCCCATGCTGCAATTGCGTGGTTGGAGAAGGCGTTTGGCATGGTGCGCCATGCAGTGTATGAAGGCAAGGCCGGTGGCGTGGACCATGCGGAGCTTCGGTTTGGGACGGGAATGATTATGCTGGGTTCGGCGTCGAACCCGGGGCCGATGAAGCAGCTGTATGCGACGCCGGAGGAGATTGGCGGGAGAGTGACCTCTCCGCTGTACCTGGTGGCGGAGGACTGCGGGCCGATTTGGGAGAGCGCGAAGGTTGCCGGGGCGGAGATCGTGATGGAGTTGCGCGAGATGGAGTACGGGGGCAGATCGTTCTCGGTGCGCGATCCGGAGGGGTATCTGTGGTCGGTGGGCGAGTATGATCCATGGAAGGCGAAGGATTAA